From a single Methanobrevibacter olleyae genomic region:
- a CDS encoding MarR family winged helix-turn-helix transcriptional regulator gives MIKKTNSGFYDYNRLGDLLFIFHKNHKNYLNNALAKYDLNLIQVLCMLKIYNEENLNQKDLSDSFYITKGAITKAIKKLEANKIIIKEQSKIDKRHNFLRLSKKGKELIPVIEEINNKWEEKMGLDDLDDEFFKTFIDLAFKSTELNDYEQ, from the coding sequence ATGATAAAAAAAACTAATTCCGGATTTTATGATTATAATCGTTTAGGAGACCTTTTATTTATTTTTCATAAAAATCATAAAAACTATCTAAACAATGCATTGGCAAAGTATGATTTAAATTTGATTCAAGTATTATGTATGCTTAAAATTTATAATGAAGAGAATTTAAACCAAAAGGATTTATCTGATAGTTTTTATATTACAAAGGGAGCTATTACTAAAGCTATTAAGAAATTAGAAGCCAATAAAATCATTATTAAAGAACAGTCTAAAATAGATAAAAGACATAATTTCTTAAGATTATCTAAAAAAGGTAAAGAATTAATTCCAGTTATCGAAGAGATAAATAATAAATGGGAAGAAAAAATGGGTTTAGATGATTTAGATGATGAATTTTTTAAAACCTTTATCGATTTAGCATTTAAATCTACTGAATTAAATGATTATGAACAATAA
- a CDS encoding 3-dehydroquinate synthase II, with amino-acid sequence MPNKFAWIISPKANWDDKKELITIALESGIDYVLDLEDSENIRKVGNFKIISNEEDADIYLVGIGGEGDGTLELKDNLNESVDLSKATEAKNSGKTVCAYILISDKLHEQLAVVLGKVVDYIILVGTDWTIIPLENIIADLQKENVKLIAAAANTNEAKVAMETLEVGTDGVIFEPKDFAQIKDMANLIDKLSTESYELKDLTITKVEPVGSGDRVCIDTTTMMKPGEGMLIGSYSKAMFFIHSESLESEYVASRPFRVNAGPVQAYVMVPGNKTRYLSELETGDEVLIIDDEGKTKKSIVGRSKIEKRPLLLIEAEYEDMKIKSLVQNAETIRLVDENNEPISVSALKKGMKVKGFIDDSARHFGMAIDEQIIEQ; translated from the coding sequence TTGCCAAATAAATTCGCTTGGATTATTTCCCCAAAAGCAAATTGGGATGATAAAAAAGAATTAATCACAATAGCACTTGAATCAGGAATTGACTATGTTCTTGATTTAGAAGATAGTGAAAACATTAGAAAGGTAGGAAACTTTAAAATCATTTCTAATGAAGAAGATGCTGATATATATTTAGTTGGTATAGGTGGTGAAGGAGATGGAACTCTTGAACTTAAGGACAATTTAAATGAATCAGTAGACCTATCAAAAGCAACTGAAGCAAAAAATAGTGGAAAAACTGTCTGTGCCTATATATTGATTAGTGATAAATTACATGAACAATTAGCAGTGGTTTTAGGGAAAGTTGTTGATTATATAATCCTTGTTGGAACAGACTGGACAATTATTCCTCTTGAAAATATTATTGCTGACTTACAAAAAGAAAATGTTAAACTTATAGCTGCTGCAGCTAATACAAATGAGGCAAAAGTAGCTATGGAAACGTTAGAAGTAGGTACCGATGGAGTAATATTTGAACCAAAAGACTTTGCACAAATTAAAGACATGGCTAATTTAATCGATAAACTTTCAACAGAAAGCTATGAATTAAAAGATTTAACAATTACAAAGGTAGAACCTGTTGGCTCAGGAGATAGGGTTTGTATTGACACAACTACTATGATGAAACCTGGAGAAGGTATGTTAATAGGATCTTATTCAAAAGCAATGTTCTTTATTCATAGTGAAAGTCTAGAAAGTGAATATGTTGCATCAAGACCATTTAGAGTCAATGCAGGTCCTGTTCAAGCTTATGTTATGGTTCCAGGCAATAAAACACGTTATCTATCAGAACTTGAAACTGGTGATGAAGTATTAATCATTGATGATGAAGGTAAAACTAAAAAATCTATTGTCGGTAGATCTAAAATAGAAAAAAGACCTTTACTTTTAATTGAAGCAGAATACGAAGATATGAAAATTAAATCATTAGTTCAAAATGCAGAAACCATAAGATTAGTTGATGAAAATAATGAACCAATTTCTGTTTCAGCTTTAAAGAAAGGAATGAAAGTTAAAGGATTTATTGACGATAGTGCAAGACATTTTGGTATGGCTATTGATGAGCAAATAATCGAGCAATAA
- a CDS encoding nitroreductase family protein: MDLLEIMLKRRSLRKYKDEEIPKEKLNKILQAGLLAPTSRNRKPCSFLIVDKKEVLEKLSESKQSSSKFLKNANKAIVVVANTLVSDTWIEDSSIALAFMHLMATEQYIGSCWVQIHLRKSKSNESSEDYVRKVLGIDDYFRIVGILALGVPFHEVQAHKIEDIDKEKVHYLR; this comes from the coding sequence ATGGATTTATTAGAGATAATGCTTAAAAGAAGAAGTTTAAGAAAATATAAAGATGAAGAAATTCCTAAAGAAAAATTAAACAAAATCTTACAAGCAGGTTTACTTGCTCCAACAAGTAGAAATAGGAAGCCTTGTAGTTTTTTAATAGTTGATAAAAAAGAAGTTTTAGAAAAATTATCCGAATCTAAACAATCTAGTTCTAAATTTTTAAAAAATGCAAATAAAGCTATTGTTGTTGTAGCAAATACACTTGTATCAGACACTTGGATAGAAGATTCATCAATTGCACTAGCATTTATGCATTTAATGGCTACAGAACAATATATTGGAAGTTGTTGGGTTCAAATTCATTTAAGAAAATCTAAAAGTAATGAATCTTCTGAAGATTATGTTCGTAAAGTTTTAGGAATTGATGATTACTTTAGAATAGTTGGAATTTTAGCTTTAGGAGTTCCATTTCATGAAGTACAAGCACATAAAATAGAAGATATTGATAAAGAAAAAGTACATTATCTCCGTTAA
- a CDS encoding flavodoxin family protein — protein MKIIALQGSPRIGGNCDVLMDEMIKGAEENGHEVVKHYLEKEDIASCKACLFCAENPDCVREDDGNKIINELVAADGVIFASPIYYGQMTSQAKTIIDRFYAIGQNPDKSLSGKAALIFTENQAEGTYKDYIELTKFSPFTFMGYEVIGHVDAGTAGPAGIVAEEQEDKLKEAYELGKQF, from the coding sequence ATGAAAATTATTGCATTACAAGGAAGTCCACGTATTGGTGGAAATTGTGACGTATTAATGGATGAAATGATTAAAGGTGCAGAAGAAAATGGTCATGAAGTAGTAAAACACTACCTTGAAAAAGAGGATATAGCATCATGTAAAGCATGTTTATTCTGTGCAGAAAACCCAGATTGTGTACGTGAGGATGATGGTAATAAAATCATTAATGAATTAGTTGCAGCTGATGGTGTAATCTTTGCAAGTCCTATTTACTACGGTCAAATGACTTCACAGGCTAAAACTATTATTGACCGTTTCTATGCAATCGGGCAAAATCCAGATAAAAGCTTAAGTGGTAAAGCAGCTCTTATTTTCACTGAAAACCAAGCTGAAGGAACTTACAAAGACTATATTGAATTAACTAAATTCTCTCCATTTACTTTTATGGGTTATGAAGTTATTGGTCATGTTGATGCTGGTACTGCTGGTCCTGCAGGTATCGTTGCAGAAGAACAAGAAGACAAATTAAAAGAAGCTTATGAATTAGGTAAACAATTTTAA
- the hemL gene encoding glutamate-1-semialdehyde 2,1-aminomutase has translation MNSEELFKISKNIIPGGVNSPVRAFEPYPFFVKEAKGSHILDIDGNDYVDHCLAYGPILLGHSDEDVMNDVYNQMQIGTAYGAPSENELKLAQEVIDRVPCAEMVRFVNSGTEATMAAIRLARGFTGKNKIVKFEGAYHGAHDYVLVKSGSGAACLPDSAGIPESTTQNTLSVPFNDVEALTQLIKEEGENIACIIVEPVMGNIGCVEPTVKYLKFLREITEENGIVLIFDEVITGFRLSHGGAQEYYGIKPDLVTFAKVLGGGFPIGAYAGRKEIMELIAPNGPVYQAGTFSGNPISIQAGLSTLKKLDYPFYGELSRKGDLLRNNISDIVEDLKLDLQVVGLSSMFQIYFNPDTVLNYEIAKRSDVKRFLVYFRDLLKNGVFIPPSQFECNFISGAHSEEDLIKTSEAIENALKLAWDL, from the coding sequence ATGAATTCAGAAGAATTATTCAAAATAAGTAAAAATATCATTCCTGGAGGAGTTAACTCTCCAGTACGTGCTTTTGAACCATATCCTTTCTTTGTAAAAGAAGCAAAGGGTTCTCATATTCTAGATATTGATGGAAATGATTATGTTGATCATTGTTTAGCTTATGGGCCTATATTATTAGGTCATAGTGATGAAGATGTAATGAATGATGTATATAATCAGATGCAAATAGGAACTGCCTATGGTGCTCCAAGTGAAAATGAACTTAAATTAGCTCAAGAGGTAATTGATAGAGTTCCTTGTGCTGAAATGGTTCGTTTTGTAAACTCAGGTACTGAAGCTACTATGGCAGCTATTAGACTTGCAAGAGGTTTTACAGGTAAAAATAAAATAGTTAAATTTGAAGGAGCTTATCATGGAGCTCATGATTATGTACTTGTAAAATCAGGTTCTGGTGCAGCATGTTTGCCTGATTCTGCAGGTATTCCAGAATCTACAACTCAAAATACTCTTTCTGTTCCGTTTAATGATGTGGAGGCATTAACACAACTGATTAAAGAAGAAGGAGAAAACATAGCTTGTATCATTGTAGAACCGGTTATGGGTAATATTGGCTGTGTAGAACCTACAGTTAAATACTTAAAATTCTTAAGAGAAATTACAGAAGAAAATGGCATAGTTTTAATCTTTGATGAGGTAATCACTGGTTTTAGACTATCTCATGGTGGTGCTCAAGAATATTATGGTATAAAACCAGATTTAGTAACCTTTGCTAAAGTTTTAGGTGGAGGATTTCCAATTGGAGCTTATGCTGGTAGAAAAGAGATTATGGAATTAATTGCACCTAATGGTCCAGTTTATCAAGCAGGTACATTTAGTGGAAACCCTATTTCAATCCAAGCAGGACTTTCTACTTTAAAGAAATTAGATTATCCATTTTATGGAGAATTATCTAGAAAAGGAGATTTATTAAGAAATAATATTTCAGATATTGTTGAAGATTTAAAATTAGATTTACAAGTTGTAGGTTTATCTTCAATGTTCCAAATTTATTTCAATCCAGATACTGTTTTAAATTATGAAATTGCTAAAAGATCTGATGTAAAAAGATTCTTAGTATACTTTAGGGACTTATTAAAGAATGGTGTATTTATACCACCAAGCCAGTTTGAATGTAATTTTATCTCAGGAGCTCACAGTGAAGAAGATTTAATAAAAACTTCAGAAGCTATTGAAAATGCTTTAAAGCTTGCTTGGGATTTGTAG
- a CDS encoding 2-amino-3,7-dideoxy-D-threo-hept-6-ulosonate synthase: MTEIGKRIRLERIFNRKTGRTVIAPMDHGVSSGPIKGIINMDETVESISQGGANAILMHKGIVGRGHRGYGKDIGLIVHLSASTSLSPDPNNKVTVTSVEKAIQLGADAVSVHVNIGSETEPEMLMELGEISEACSYWGIPLLAMMYPRGQKVENEHDVEMVKHAARVGSEFGVDIVKTNYTGDPDSFREVVEGALVPVVIAGGPKVETDRELLEMVRDSLEVGGAGVAFGRNLFQAKNPGKITKAISEVVHKDLDVEEALKILDD, from the coding sequence ATGACAGAAATAGGAAAAAGAATTCGTTTAGAGAGAATTTTCAATAGAAAAACTGGAAGAACAGTAATTGCTCCTATGGACCATGGCGTATCAAGTGGTCCAATTAAAGGAATAATTAATATGGACGAAACTGTTGAAAGTATCTCCCAAGGTGGAGCAAATGCAATATTAATGCACAAAGGTATTGTTGGAAGAGGACATAGAGGATATGGCAAAGATATAGGTCTTATTGTACACTTATCAGCAAGTACTTCACTAAGCCCAGATCCAAACAATAAAGTAACTGTAACAAGTGTAGAAAAAGCAATTCAATTAGGTGCAGATGCAGTATCTGTACATGTAAACATTGGTTCTGAAACTGAACCTGAAATGCTAATGGAACTTGGAGAAATCTCTGAAGCTTGTAGTTACTGGGGAATTCCACTTCTTGCAATGATGTACCCAAGAGGACAAAAGGTAGAAAATGAGCATGATGTGGAAATGGTAAAACATGCAGCACGTGTAGGTTCTGAATTTGGTGTTGATATTGTTAAAACTAATTATACTGGTGATCCGGACAGCTTTAGGGAAGTTGTAGAAGGTGCATTGGTACCTGTAGTTATTGCAGGAGGGCCAAAAGTAGAAACCGATAGGGAACTTTTAGAAATGGTAAGAGATTCTCTTGAAGTTGGAGGAGCAGGTGTTGCATTTGGAAGAAACCTTTTCCAAGCTAAAAACCCTGGAAAAATTACAAAAGCTATTTCAGAAGTCGTTCACAAAGATTTAGATGTTGAAGAAGCTTTAAAAATCCTTGATGATTGA